In the Grimontia kaedaensis genome, one interval contains:
- a CDS encoding phosphopentomutase, whose product MKRAIILVLDSFGIGATEDAHKFGDVGANTLGSIAKACAAGNANNDDRQGPLTLPNLNALGLGKACEESSGYFPEGLDSSAEIIGAYGHAAELSSGKDTPSGHWEIAGVPVLFDWGYFTDKENSFPKELTDRILARAGLPDYLGNCHASGTQILDDLGEEHMKTGLPIFYTSADSVFQIACHEETFGLDRLLELCQIAREELEDYNIGRVIARPFIGSGKGQFERTGNRRDLSVEPPSATVLQKLVDEKGGEVMSIGKIADIYAHVGITKKVKATGLEALFNATKDAMNQEGDNSIIFTNFVDFDSHYGHRRNVAGYAAALEYFDKRLPEILEMLKEDDVLILTADHGCDPTWEGTDHTREHIPVLVYGKHVPAGSLGRRDTFADIGQTLARYFGTSDMEYGKSFL is encoded by the coding sequence ATGAAACGCGCGATTATTTTGGTACTGGATTCCTTCGGGATCGGTGCAACCGAAGATGCTCACAAGTTTGGGGATGTGGGCGCGAATACTCTGGGCTCGATCGCGAAAGCATGTGCAGCAGGTAACGCGAACAATGATGACCGCCAAGGTCCACTCACGCTGCCAAACCTCAATGCACTGGGTTTGGGCAAAGCGTGTGAAGAATCATCAGGCTACTTCCCTGAAGGTCTGGACTCAAGCGCGGAAATCATCGGTGCTTACGGCCATGCGGCTGAGTTGTCTTCTGGTAAAGACACCCCTTCAGGTCACTGGGAAATTGCCGGTGTACCTGTACTGTTTGACTGGGGCTACTTTACTGACAAAGAAAACAGCTTCCCGAAAGAGCTAACCGACCGCATTTTGGCGCGTGCAGGTTTGCCGGATTATCTGGGTAACTGCCATGCATCAGGTACGCAGATCCTTGACGATCTGGGTGAAGAGCACATGAAAACTGGCTTGCCAATTTTCTACACCTCTGCGGACTCGGTATTCCAAATCGCGTGTCATGAAGAAACCTTCGGTCTGGATCGTCTACTGGAACTTTGCCAGATCGCCCGCGAAGAGCTGGAAGACTACAACATTGGCCGTGTTATCGCGCGTCCGTTCATCGGGTCGGGTAAAGGCCAGTTTGAGCGTACCGGTAACCGCCGTGACCTGTCTGTTGAGCCGCCTTCAGCGACCGTGCTGCAAAAGCTGGTTGATGAGAAAGGCGGTGAGGTTATGTCTATCGGTAAGATTGCAGATATCTACGCGCACGTTGGCATCACCAAGAAAGTGAAAGCGACTGGTTTGGAAGCCCTGTTCAATGCAACTAAAGATGCGATGAACCAAGAAGGTGACAACAGCATCATCTTCACCAACTTCGTGGACTTTGACTCTCACTACGGTCACCGTCGTAACGTGGCAGGCTATGCTGCAGCACTGGAGTATTTCGACAAGCGTTTGCCTGAAATCCTCGAAATGCTGAAAGAAGATGATGTTTTGATCCTGACCGCTGACCACGGCTGTGATCCAACGTGGGAAGGCACGGATCACACCCGCGAGCACATTCCTGTTCTGGTTTACGGTAAACATGTACCAGCAGGCTCGCTCGGTCGTCGCGACACTTTCGCAGACATCGGTCAGACTCTGGCGAGGTACTTCGGCACATCAGACATGGAATATGGAAAATCTTTCCTGTAA
- the deoA gene encoding thymidine phosphorylase: protein MYLPQEIIRKKRDNIALTSEEINFFIQGIAKETVSEGQIAAFAMAVYFNDMAMDERVALTCAMRDSGMVIDWSHMNFDGPIVDKHSTGGVGDVTSLMLGPMVAACGGYVPMISGRGLGHTGGTLDKLEAIPGYNITPNNDVFGKVAQEAGVAIIGQTGDLAPADKRVYATRDVTATVDNISLITASILSKKLAAGLESLVMDVKVGSGAFMPSYEKSEELAKSIVAVANGAGTLTSSLLTDMNQVLASSAGNALEVKEAVQFLTGEYRNPRLYAVTMALCAEMLTISGLAKDKDEAMNKLQTVLDNGKAAECFGKMVAGLGGPLDFVENYSKYLAAANVVKPVFASRAGFVSAMDTRAIGMAVVGLGGGRRVASDTIDYSVGFSDVIRLGMQADSTTPLAVVHAKDEAAWQQAAAALQAAMRIEDEAPEATPEVYRQIGPQDV, encoded by the coding sequence ATGTACCTTCCCCAAGAAATCATTCGGAAGAAGCGCGACAACATTGCGCTGACTTCTGAAGAAATTAATTTCTTTATCCAGGGCATTGCAAAAGAGACTGTTTCTGAAGGACAGATTGCAGCATTTGCCATGGCAGTGTACTTCAATGACATGGCCATGGACGAGCGTGTCGCACTGACTTGTGCCATGCGTGACTCTGGCATGGTGATTGACTGGTCACACATGAATTTTGATGGCCCCATCGTCGATAAACACAGTACTGGCGGTGTGGGTGATGTGACCTCCCTGATGCTTGGCCCTATGGTGGCAGCATGTGGTGGTTACGTGCCAATGATTTCAGGCCGTGGTCTCGGTCATACCGGTGGTACGCTGGACAAACTGGAAGCGATTCCGGGTTATAACATCACGCCGAACAACGATGTCTTCGGTAAGGTGGCTCAAGAAGCAGGTGTGGCGATTATCGGCCAAACCGGTGATTTGGCACCCGCGGATAAGCGTGTATATGCAACCCGCGATGTGACAGCGACCGTCGATAATATTTCTCTGATCACCGCGTCTATTCTGTCGAAGAAACTGGCGGCAGGCTTAGAGTCGCTGGTGATGGATGTAAAAGTAGGCTCTGGCGCGTTTATGCCGAGCTACGAGAAATCAGAAGAACTGGCGAAATCGATAGTGGCAGTTGCTAATGGCGCGGGTACCCTCACCAGCTCACTGCTCACCGACATGAATCAGGTATTGGCTTCTAGTGCAGGTAACGCACTGGAAGTGAAAGAGGCGGTTCAGTTTTTGACGGGCGAATACCGTAACCCGCGCCTTTACGCCGTTACCATGGCACTTTGTGCGGAAATGCTGACCATCAGTGGTCTGGCAAAAGACAAAGATGAAGCCATGAACAAACTGCAAACCGTGCTGGACAACGGCAAGGCAGCAGAATGCTTCGGCAAAATGGTGGCAGGTTTGGGTGGTCCACTCGATTTCGTTGAGAACTATAGTAAGTATCTGGCAGCGGCAAACGTGGTGAAACCTGTGTTTGCAAGCCGCGCTGGTTTTGTATCAGCGATGGACACCCGTGCGATTGGCATGGCTGTCGTTGGCCTTGGCGGTGGACGCCGTGTTGCAAGTGATACGATCGATTATTCAGTGGGCTTTAGCGATGTTATCCGTCTGGGGATGCAAGCTGACAGCACCACGCCATTGGCGGTAGTACATGCCAAGGATGAAGCTGCATGGCAACAAGCAGCTGCAGCACTTCAGGCTGCCATGCGCATCGAAGACGAAGCGCCAGAAGCGACCCCTGAAGTTTACCGCCAGATTGGCCCACAAGACGTCTAA
- the deoC gene encoding deoxyribose-phosphate aldolase, translating into MSDLKAAALRALKLMDLTTLNDDDTDAKVIELCKSARTSVGNTAAICIYPRFIPVAKKQLREQGTPEIKIATVTNFPHGNDDIEIAVAETKAAVAYGADEVDVVFPYRTLIAGDEKTGFELVKQCKAACGDVTLKVIIETGELKEAALIKRASEISIEAGADFIKTSTGKVPVNATPESAEIMLTVIKEMGVADKVGFKPAGGVRTAEDASEYLAMADRILGGEWADNAHYRFGASSLLANLLHTLGEGEKAAEGGY; encoded by the coding sequence ATGAGCGATCTAAAAGCAGCAGCTCTTCGTGCCCTGAAACTGATGGATTTGACCACCCTGAACGACGACGACACAGATGCGAAAGTTATCGAACTGTGTAAGAGCGCGAGAACCTCAGTAGGTAACACTGCTGCTATCTGCATCTACCCACGTTTTATTCCTGTGGCGAAAAAGCAACTTCGCGAGCAAGGCACACCTGAAATCAAAATCGCAACCGTGACTAACTTCCCACACGGTAACGACGACATCGAAATCGCAGTGGCTGAAACCAAAGCGGCTGTGGCTTACGGTGCCGACGAAGTTGACGTTGTGTTCCCGTACCGCACACTTATCGCGGGTGATGAGAAAACCGGTTTTGAGCTGGTTAAACAATGTAAAGCAGCCTGTGGTGACGTGACGCTGAAAGTGATCATCGAAACCGGTGAGCTCAAAGAAGCAGCACTCATCAAGCGTGCATCTGAAATCTCTATCGAAGCGGGCGCAGATTTCATCAAGACTTCTACCGGTAAAGTGCCAGTAAACGCGACACCAGAATCAGCAGAAATCATGCTGACTGTGATTAAAGAGATGGGCGTTGCAGACAAGGTTGGTTTTAAGCCTGCTGGCGGTGTACGCACTGCTGAAGATGCATCGGAATACTTGGCGATGGCTGACCGTATCCTGGGCGGCGAGTGGGCTGACAATGCGCATTACCGTTTTGGTGCATCAAGCCTGTTGGCGAACTTGCTTCACACCCTGGGTGAAGGCGAAAAAGCGGCAGAAGGCGGCTACTAA